The following nucleotide sequence is from Oryzias latipes chromosome 20, ASM223467v1.
atgtgaagatttttgggGTCAACAGGTATGTTGGTAACATTggagtgtgtggacaggccccgccccttttgactaacacttacacctgacagtaatgatgaaGAACTTCCAGAAACTTGTTGGTTTTTCATTcaacataacccccccccccactcctgtAATCATCCTTCAAATTCcttaaccccccccctctctcgtttgtgcccccccccaatataatcaatataaataaagtttagcctaatttaaaaaggggtttatacaaatatacaccttttGTGTCAGATGATCCacaacccctgttgtaacagaaaaacatgtcCAACACTAGAGGCCTTGTGTTGGATAAGTTAATATACCAACAGACAAAGACAGTTCTATTCACTACCTTATAGTAGTAGAAATACTATTGATATTTCAGAGAATTGAAGCAACTCTTTCAGCCTGGAGGTTGACCTCTAATCAAAGGTCACAGGTGCAGCCCCCACCCTTCCTGCCCATGcgtggaagtgtccttgggtaagatacaaccacattgcctctggtggtaacAGGTTGGccccagtgtttggcagcagagccgccatcagtgtgtgaatagcactgtgactgtaaagaaaGTAGTAAAGGGCTGGATACGTCCTCGCCATTTAACATTCATTGAAACAAGACTGCAGCAATGACAATATCCAAAAATCTTTACTGAaggagacaaaacaaaaaactgataaGCAgtaaaaaatgtgatggacacaAATAACCTTTCAAAGAAACTGTTTCATCTCCACACTGACTCAGATGTCAccagttaaagaaaaaggaaaagggaaaaacagtttaaaaattgattacataaaacaaacattacaccTTCATAAATGAATACAAGAAAgcagcattgactgtataagagaactggactgagtgatgtgacgtcacccatgaAGACTGGTTTACTTCCTGAGCTTAGTGGAAGTTCACACCCCTTCCACAGAAAGCAGAACAGGGAAATTGGTTTTAACTATGACTCCTCATTTATCCAGGAAAACCAAAGTTCAAACAATTCTGAAGATGACTTTAATATTTTGATTCTCATTCAGAATTACAGAGACGGGTGAAAACAAGGTACATTTACTCCATTAATaaagtactttttgactctttgtaaaactataaaatacatttgacttctatttgagttattttatgtaaaaaacagAGCTATTATTTCTTACATTTATCTGGATTTAGTTTCTTGCTTTGGTTAAATTATTTGTGCCATTTAGTCAATGGATGCACAACAATGTCAGCTAGAAGGTTTCTGCTGGTGAGTCTGATGATTCAGTGAAGCATCGACTGATGAGAGCTTCAGCATTAGAAGGATTTGGAGGCTGTTTGAATCTCAGAGCTGGAGGACAGACCAGGGTGGCTGACCTCTGCCCTCActggaagatgatgatgatgatgatgatgatgatgatgatgaggatgatgatgatgatgaggatgatgaggatgaggatttAATTTGTCCAAATCTTGCTCTTTTGCAAAGAAGTATCAGAAAAAATGTAacagaaagcaaaagaaagtctcggtttttgaacatttttatgagAGTTTTGATTTACATAACTTAAGAAGTTGAAATAATAAGTCAAAACATGTTCATGGAACAATTTTATAAATAAGTACATTTAGTTAGCGTTACATGTCACATATAACAGAAATATAATtgctaaacatttttaaatatacctggtaataaataaaatcccacattttgttttttttgttttcttactttCTAAacgtcaaaataaataaattcaaaaaaactaaagtaatgAATTGGTAAAGTTCTAACAGTTTAGCAGCATTAGGAAATAATTTCATCTAAAAAGGTTGGTGGCATTTCTTCATCAGCTGGACTTGAAGGAGATGCAGAAGAACTCAGGACGTCCCAAAAGGTTTCATCAACTTGCTCTGTGGGGGCGGAGTCTGAGTCAATtgaagaggaagatgaaagAAGGATGGATGAAGAGGAAGGGGAGGCTGTAGAGGTCATGATGGAGAGGAGGGAGGCTGAAGAAGATGTCACCTCAGGTGGAGTCACTAattcagaagaagaagaggaggaaagaaGGGCAGATGAAGAGGAAGGGGTTGCAGTGGAGGTCAGCGTGGAGAGGAGGGAGGCTGAAGATGATGGAATCAGTGACCGAGTCTTTGCTCTCCTGTAAAATTAAAAGGACAACATGAGATTCACAAAGtagcttaaaaacaaaaagtcttttgACTCGACTTGATGTGAGCCTTACAGTTCTTGAATCTTGCGGTAAACCCAAGGAGCCCTGAGTCTGCTGCAGTACAGGCCGGAGTTGGTCAGAAAGCTGCAGGAACACAAACAGCTTCAGCTCACTGCTAACACTTTTACCcactaaaacatgtttgcttcaTTTGAAACGACATTACAATAGTTCTTACATGACAGCCGTGACACATGGAAGATTTCTCTCTTGGATAATGTATCCCAGAATCGGTTCTTTGATTTCATCGCTGTTGACCGATGTGCAGCAGGAAGACAGCTTTTCCACTGGAAGTAGAAACagtcatttctttaaaattcaTGAATCTGTGCCCATGCAAGGACTGTCAGGATTTTAAATAGGACTCATGCTCACCTCCTTGTCCAGACGCAATGAGAGCCATCAGGAGGAGAGCGACCGGTGCTCCTTTCAGCACAGTCTCAGAGTTCAccatcttttattttctgagGAGAAAGACAAGAGAGGACAAGGAAAGTGGTTTCTGTTGGCCTGTCGTCACGTTTTGTCCGTAGGGGTTTGGTGAACTGCTTATAAGGCCAAAAATGCAGAAGTGAATCTCTGCCTTGTCATCTTCCTCCTTCTGTGCTTCCCGCCTTTGAGCACGAGAATGAGTTAGAAGTTGACTTAAGGGCAATTCCAAGAATTGACCACGCTTTCatcactttttccttttcatttggaAGATTGGATTGTGTGATTCCAGCCCTCCTGACTGTGTGGGTGTCAGGAAATCCTCAGGAAATCCTCCACCGCCAAACTCTGGTGCTTTCTATAACCACCATGTGGTGTTTATAGAATGGCACCAGTGTTTGGAGGTGGAGCTGTTTACAGTGTGAATgggggaatgggactgtgactgtagtAATTTAGTCCTTCTAAGACGGTAGTAAAGCGTTATTTACCATTTCTTCATGTTAACTGCTGTCATTCTGTGGAGGCCACTGTCATGTAAAGAAAGCTTCAGGAAGTGGGTTGGGTCACGAGTGTTAAGACTTGCAGTCATCACACAGTCAGCAGTACATCGTCTAACCCGGTCACCCAGTATTTGCAGTCTCATAGTTTCCACTCACATGACGTTTGGCTCCTCATGTAATCAATAACTGGATGGGCTTTCAAATGTTTAAGTAGTCAAGCTTCTGATCTCTGAGTGAACCTGCTTTCTCTGGAAAATCTGGTTTCCAGAAGCGAAAACTGGAATTTTATCAGCTGGTTTTCTCCCAGAAAACTGTCTATTTTTGGTGTCTATGTGGTAATTTTATAGTCATCATATATGAGTTCCTGAGGGTTTGTTTGATTGTGTGACTCTGCTGTTCAGTCTTTTCCTGCTCCCTCCAGGTCAGATCCTGCTTTAGGCAGACGACACTCAGCTTTACGCAGCTCTAAGGCTTCGAGGAGCTTCTCAAACTAGACTTCTGGATGCAGTGAATAAATGTGAGAGATAAACGCTCTCAAGGATGAACACAGAGGAGCTCAACTCTGAAGGCATTAGACCAACATCTGTCAGATATCTTGATATCAACCTAGACTCAGACCTGAGTGTCAGAGTTTCTATAAAGGTACCAACAACCTTTTATATCCCAAGCTGAGCTTCAGGGAAGCAGATTCAGACCTTCATCACTTGCaggatgaactcctgctgcagcTTTATAAAAGCTCTTCAAAGTGACTGTTAGCAATGAACATGCTAGCAGAAGACttcacacacatgcaggaggagaacatgcaaattcacATCTAGCCAATGACCAAGTGGATTAAAAATGTCCTcaagtgtgaatgtgaatgaATCTCACCCCATGCTATGTGTCCTGAACCCACATCTGCCCCAAAGTGTGATTCTTTTAGTGTCATTGGGAGTTGGGGTCAgttttctacggtggccctgaagttcacatcacatcaacaaatcactcaccCCAAAAACCTTTTCAAGATCACAATAAgaattgaaaacacaaaacaaatatttaaaaacaaaacagcattacaaaattaaaatgtggttattctgacaaaataggaaaagaaatgggagaaaaaaggagacctaagcaagacaaaagaaaaactagacTGAAAATGTGGGGATTTACAGCTTCAACCTGCTGTTACATCACTGATGGGGAAACAAAGCCCTAAGAAACTTAAAGACAAAGTATGTTTTTCACCAGTAACACTAACTCTAATAAcgccccaaccctctcagtaaATGTTCATACATTTAAGCATTTGATTCtctttttatctcttttttacttattacctaaaaaaacacacaacctccAAACTGAACGTTTGCTTCAACTCTAATACCAGCCAGCAGGCGAAGTCATCCTGCTACTGTTGATCCATTGTTGCTGATAAAGGTTGTTTGAGGGGAGAAAATAGATATTTGGagttacattatttattttcattttgtataatcattttattttgcattctaatagcaataataattattattataatcgaagttgtttttttgtgttgtaatAGTGTTTACATTGTATTCTTTGCAACTGCTTGTTGAgttaaaaataattcacaaCGTGGTGGTTTCCTCTGACGAAAACACATGAGGTCATTTCCACATCCCTTCTTTAACTGTTGAAACTCCGTCTGGAAATGTCGTCTTCAGAGGAAATTAACTAAATGGAAACTATAAGTTGAACATTTTTAGCATGCATGCATAGTCAAATAAAAGTCTAAAACTATTCCCAACATCTATGATTAGCCTCCATGGAAGAATTCACATTTCCACTTTTGCAAACTTTCCATGATGATCGTATTTCTTGCACACAGTTTCACACCTATGCAAGAGCAGCAGCTCAGTTCTTTATCCTCAGTCATTTAGTTGTGCAGTTTTTTGTGCGTGTTTGTTATTTGGGGCTTTTGTGTAGTGAAACCAAAAATGTACTCATTTTTATCCAGTTTTTAAGGTCAATAAAACTCTTTGAAGCATACTTGAGCCTGATCAGGGAAGGGTTACATCTCCCACTAGTCCATCCTTTGAGCTGCTGATTCAGCTTTTATGTGCAGAAACAGAAGGTATTTTTATTGACTGTAATATGGGAGCATAGTTAAgggtcctttgtcctcagctggggttgGGGAGGACAAGGGACTCccaacgacccaaaaccatgtaggctaagttgacaataccatccagtttcaggtctgactcctcccccacgAGCATATATAAACCAGCTCTGAGACCAGCtcattcagaattgacaaagccttttggataagaccTAAACCTACTGccatgatggaatcaacctggatgaatgagagtctagATAGACATGTAATAAGGGAGGTTAGTCTGGGATATTTAGACATTCGCTCAGCCCACCACAGAGAATTGGGACACTTCTTAGTTTCTGTTGAAACCCACAAGTgcactctgtttttttcttcaagcatTGCACAAGTGACATATCAGAGGAACAGGATTCAGCTCTGTTCTGTGATCATTTAATCACAACAAGTGATGGtcatttcagcagctgctcAACTGTCTGCTTGCTCATctctaaaaacagaaatcagGTGCAACAAAGAAATGCCGGTCAGCAAAGTGCAGCTACCGCAACAGGAAACTGCatctaaaaaagagaaatggatCTTCCCACCGTGCAGAAAGAAAACCACACAGTCCCTGTAAAGttatttacagatttatttaaaactggAAGTCTGGATGGGCTTCTGGTGATGGGAAACGTCCAACAGGCGGCTCTAGACAGACAGAAGAAGCAGGTCGATAGCAGACAGGTTCAGATAATGTTTGTTCTTAAAGTTTTGTTCTTAAATGATGTTCTTAAAGGAACTATTGTGTAAAGAGGAGTTTAGATTTGCGTGTCTCACAGCTTTGTGTCAATTAGTCACAAACTGTGGCAGGAAATCAGAAACCAGCTTCTACTCCAGAGCTAAAACCTTTAGAATGCATCTTTCTCTCTGACTTTAGAAGATCTTGGTACCGACCCAAACGTTCCCCTCTAAGCGGTTACAGGTTTGGTTGTACGATATGAAGAACGTTTGATCTTCCATTCATCAGCCAGATTAGCACCAGCCCATCTGATCTTCTTTGCCTTTCAGCGTCTCCCACagtaaatcatttttctttgtgattcatGTTTTTGATGTGGTACTGGTTTTATGTGGGTGAGATTTCCTTCCTGACGGAACCATCTGCATTTACCTGGACCGCATACCGGCACATGAAAGCCCTAGTTTCATGCCTCCTCGTGGAGGCATTAGACCAAATCTTTTTGCtgacattttgattattttatttggtCACGCAgtaatccatccatcttcttaacccgCTGTAGCCCtgtcagggtcacggggctgccagaacCTAACTGggccactgttgggcaaaggggggtacaccctgaacaagttgccagtctgttgcagggccacccCTAGGGGCAAATGTAGCAagatcaattaacctatgaagcatgtggGAAACCTGGAACCCTGGAGAAAAGCCACTCATGCACCGGGAGAACACGTAAACTCCACATTGAAGGGTCTTCTCACCGTGAGGTGGGAACCcctgcaccactgtgcagccctcaTACAGGACTGATCTTGAGAAATTCAACAGTCTCCTTTGAGGCACATTAAGTTTAGTTCATCAAAAATACAtctcattcatgtttttttctctcaagaACGAGCAGTGACCTGAATCAGGAACTGCTTTCTAACTACACTAACATTGATGGGGTTCTGGGATTTGCACAGGCAGCATGTCTGATTCATGAAAAGAAagtgaaacacagacagaaatggtTGAGAAAGTCCAACAGTACAGCCATTGATCTGAGTTAAGCTGGAGCAGCagaattaaaataaaccaaacttcCCTGTTTACTCTGATGCAACATGAAGTgaagttctttttttacaaaaacctttagaGGAAGTAGGCAAAACGGAAAGTATTTGGTTTGGAGGTTTTTACACGGGGATGCATGGTGGTGTGGTGATCAGCACTCACACTGAGAAATCCCAGTTTGGACCGTTCTGttggaatttgcatgttctcctcctgcATGTGTGGGAACAATGTTTCTTTCATcagaaatacattaaaaatcaTGCAAATGGAGGAGCACATGTAGGGGAATGGGGTGggtgaactaaaaaaaagaattcaccCAAAGCTGCTATTGTCCCATGAATaaccctttcctttttttcttactaCAAATGCAAAGTCAGTCTTAAAaggcaaaataaatcaaagtctCTAggaactccagcttcctcccacagtccagaatCATGCTGTGATTGGAGACTCTAAATTACCCTTTCAGAGTGTGTggctctgcaacagactgacaACCCGCTGAGGGGGAACCCCGCCTCCACCTGAACGATAGCTGGGTCGCCACAGCAGCCACATGACCCCAAAGGCATTCTGAACATGGGGGGTTTAACATTAATCTTAGCTTTTGTGGGACTTGTGTGTTGGATTTTTGTGATGTTGATTTTCCTTGTCAGCTTCTCCTGGTTTATGTTGTTAATCATCTGCACGTTGACTCAGGCATAAACCActgcaaaatccaaaaaatccATACATACAAACAAGACAATTAACGTTTCACTTCACCTCACAGGAACTCTAGACGAGCCATCACCATTTCAACTGTATAGTCTGGACATAAACATTTCTATTTTGACACTGTAACCTGAGAATAGGGAAAAGAATCACAACAGTACATGTGCGTGTTTATTGCAATGAGGAAAACTGGGATGGGATCTAAAGGGAAATGTAAAGggttagtaaaaaaaagtgttgttgaaGTCACTTAATGATCAGGGACTAAATTAACTTACAAGAAACTTCTCTTGTGAAAAGTTAAATCAATTCAGTCAATCTTTAAACACACAATTCATAATTGAAGGCATTTgataaaaatgactaaaaaaaatccttcctaTGATGTAACCTGCACTTTCTTGCTAAAAGCATCCTTAAAGAATTTTAACACCACCTTCTTCTTTGCTCCTTCATCCTCTCTCCTAAACATGCTGAAACTAATCAAAAAATGGTTTTGATTAGGTTGTTGTAGCAACTGTAATGGCCAGTCTTCCTGAACCTCATGAGGGCAATCAATTTCATACGACAGTCAATTGTAAATAAGGTAACTTTCATTTAGtaagaaaacaaatatgaagATATTGACCTAACTCTTTCATTCATGTTGGTCCAACTAGCACTGTGATGGTCTTTCATGACAGATGGGTGATATAGGTagttcataagtgtttcttgcgttcgtcgtTCGATCTGCGCAGATGTCCATTGAGGGTCCGGcaggtctttatgtgaattcgcTTTTGAGCTCAACAAAATATTTGGTCGGTTGCAGTTCATGCAGGGACAGACACTGGGCGGAGTCTATCGGCGCGCAGAAGGCAGGCAGTAGCAGATCCGACTCTGGACATGCACCTGCACCTCACCTGGCTGATTCCCCCAagctacagcccccccccccccggctgtcGCCTGTAGCAGCTGAAGACCGTGCGCTATGAAGTCTGACATTTGTGCATATTGGACAGAAGGAAACTGGTCATACATGAGTATCCGTGGACATTTTTACAGAAGTATCACGAATGAAGCACGTTAAAACCCCAGAAGTGTGAATacaccacgcaaagaacatgtaaactcaCACTTCATTGAATTTATTCCATTGGACATTCAGAGCACTGAGCAGAAATCATACTgcatcagcaccatggtcagtgCTCCCCCTGAGGCGGGTGACCCCCGGCGGGAGCTGCAGCTGGGGAGATCCCTGAGGAGGGCCCTGCACGCATCCTGAGCCACACCCACAATACCCAGCCTCCTCCTGCAATCCCTCTAAGCCTAACCCCTCAAGAGACCTAGCCTACCGCTCCCCCCGTCCAGACGAGCCGGACAGGGGGAGGGGTAGACCCCCACTCAGTACAGACTGCTGGAGGGATGAAAGATCAGACGATTTACATTCCCATCGCTGTTTCctctcctttttatttaatttgtagtTGTTAGTTCACGTGGGTGCGTCACGCACCTAGGTGCGTGACGCAAATGTAATCTCTTTCATTTGCATACACAGGGGACGCTAAAATGCTACACACACAACTGTGGTTCATCAGAAACACAGACCACAGGCTTCTCTTTATTGACATTAGCACAGCAATTGACACAAACAGCACAGGCTGACAATGAAACCAAACCACCTCAGCTTCTTTGCTCTAcctttgtgacaaaaaaatacttttggaaAGTACAATTCTTTTAGGAaagatttggttttgttttcatttgagtggACATGTTGGCTCAAGAACACCctttttgtcagattttgttTCATTAATGCTAGTTTTCAGGCACTGCGGTGAACAGGGGGAGTAATCATGGTGGGTCACAACTCTAGAACACAAAGACTTGTGTACTAATTTCATTTGTTACATTATTGTATTGCATTCACGTAAGGACGTTTCAAAGAAGATCTAGTGTCCAACTGAAAAACCCACAGATACCTCTCAATATGTAGAATATTATGAAGAAATTCAATGTTTGTGGTCTGTAAATTGTAAAGAAGATATTCCTACTTTATGTAGAGTCTATACACATAGATTGGAGTATAACTCATAATGATTGCTGGTTTGTTAACTCTTGGCTTATAAATAAACTGAGTTGAACACATTCTTAGGGTGTAGACCCTGCCGTCACACAACtgaagctgggataggctccagcagccctgtgacccccaaAAGCTGATTTAGAAAGTAAATTGATGGATTGAATTGAACATGACTGCAACATTTGTAATAAGGCAAAATAGTCAAACTAGTTAAGCATAGATGAGCTGCCACACACAACTGCAGCATGAAAAGTcccaaacacagagaggaaaacgGCGCTGAATCATGTTGTGTTACACCAGTCGAGGGTTGTCTTCCTTGTAGTCATGTGGGTCTCCCTTGAAGGGAAGATGTGGAGGGTGATTGCAAATTCCCATGAGGAAGATAATGATGGTACCAATGGTCATGACCGGGGTGACGAGGAAGAGGCAGAGGCGGTCAACCGTGCGGGCGATGCCACTCCAGTTGTCCTTCTCCTGTGAAAACGAAGAGCTAAGTTTTGAACTGAACCGGACACCAAGATAAGGCTGGAAGCCAGCAGCGATCTACTGACCTTTAGTGATGGGAGTATCAATACCAAGGTATTGAAACATGGATGCCCGTACATCAACACTTTGGGTATCGACTACTCTATTACAGAATCAATTACTaatgagaaaacaaacatgCACGAAtcatttctatatatttttgatttttaatgtgCTACTCCACTGTTTCTGTAGTTGATTTTGGAGAGAATATTTAATTGATGTCAGATTGATAAAACAGATATGCCCCAGATTggttttaaagcaaaagtttCTACAGACGCTGCTGGATTTCACAAGTGATTTCACGTGCATAGTGCCGCGTTTACGCAGGATTTTTGAACGTGAAAGCCCGAAATGGGCATTTACgagtgtttacatagacttttcattttaagtGACCACTTGAATGGACattgccgagggcggtgtgaacgtagcttgagaCAAACAACCAGCTTTGACTCAGAAGGTATGGGGAGTTTTTCACCAGAGCAggggagcagcagctgctggcgTAGACGACCACCCTGTCTCACCTCGTTGTAGTCGTTCTTGTTGCGTCTGTGTCTGATGATGTAGTTTGCTCCATCCAACGCTGGCTTGATCTCTGCATACAACTGATCCGTCACACCTCCATCTTCCTGAGGTTTCACCACTGCAgcccacacacaaaaacacaacatgaacacacactgCCTCCTAAACATGTCGGTGCTTTTTGATGTGTTCTCATATCAGCAGATGAATCAAAAAGTAAATATGCATAAAACCTATTTTATTGGAAGGAAACTTTTTCTCTGGGAACTcaatcctttaaagtttttacaGCCTTCAAGGTTTTTGAAACTGAGAATCCCcaactcagtggccttgtggtagagcgtccgtcctgagactggaaggtcatgAGCCCAAATCCTTAGTTAAGTCATATATAAAAACCACAAATAGGACCAAATGCCTCCCTGactgacactcagcattaaagggttggattggggggttaaacaaacaaaagggtCCTGAATGTGACCCAGGGAATGGGTCAAATATGGAGAACAGATTCCACaaacctaggtgtgtgacagctaatggaaCTTTCACTTTAACATCTTAATGCCTATCAAATGTTGGTTATTTTGCTAGACTTTTCATCAGTTTGTCTTAtgtattaaaattattttattttttgaagcagaTTTGACAAAAATATGAGCTGAGCATTTCCTTTTGGCTCTCTTCCCTGTTGTAACACAATGCTGCACCAGTTTAGAGAAGAGAATGTCTGTGAATGATTTACAGATCAAGGAAAGGTATCAAAGAACACCAGTAGTCtctttaaaataagtaaaacagtATGACGGACAGGCTGCatggtggggcagtggttagcgctcttgcctcacagcaagaaggcccctggttcaacgggggacctgaaccagaacatcaatgggggacctgtctgtgtggagtttgcatgttctccctgtatTTAGAAAGGCTCCATGGTCGTTTCAGGGGATCCTTTGGCGTGGGATTGTGGAATTCTGCTTCAGTTTGAACTCGAAGTCAAGACAAAGCCATGGACCAGTGGCATTATGGTGAAACTGAGACTGGAAAACATGAAGTTCTGTGTGTGGACTGCTCTGGTCTTCCCTGATGAATTAGTGAAATGAATCTCAAATTAAAGTCATCTGGATTCTCCAAAACACCAGAAATTTGcaattttccattttaaaaagagtttCTTTGGAGTCTGAAAATCCACAAACTGTGGCAGCCCTGAGAGTTTTGGATAATGTATCATCACTGGTTAATTTTAATTAGGGTGTCTTCATCTGTGTCACGGCATCTGCAGCACACAGGAGCAGAATGTAAATGTGTGGCACTGCAGGTAGGTCTCTTGAAAATAGGTCCTGCATAATACTTTGATTCATCTGAATGATAATGTGTCAATGGTTCTGCCTAAAATAAAGAGGTGATGTAACTTCACAGAGTCTTCGACATTTGTAAACGCACCTGCGGCGTGCGTGGGTCTCTTGGTGAGGCCGTGCCTCTCTGACTGCTTCTCAAACATCAGCTCACTGCGGGACTTCACACTGTAATACTCATCGGCTGCAGCAATGTATCCCACCGAGCTGGATCGCCGTGGCAACGCTCCATCCCATTGTGGCTCTGGCTCTGCCGGCTGGGACATGTGCAAGATTCGGGGCAGCCGCTCAAGGAAAAACTGGAGGAccaattaaaaaacagaatgaaaggTTATTCCAAAGACATGGAGTTTAAATTAAAGACTAGAATAATGCTAAATGAACGTAGTTCAGGAAAAAGACTGAGcactgatttgaaaaaaaggctgaaagaaCTAAAGCTCAAAGAAGATGTCTGTTTTTTCTCTATCAATGACTCTTATTGGCCCTCCTGTTTGCATTACCCTCTTGGTCCATCCAGTCATGACGTGTGTGCTCGGAGTCCTGAAGTGCAGGTTGAGGACGACCACACAGTTCAACACCACCACCGTGACGAGCACCATGATGAACATCAAGTACCTGAAACACACCAGACCTTTAGATAAAGGTTTTCCTCTCCGTTTCCTCTTTCACAGGGTTTTAAGAAAGGAACTAATGGAAGt
It contains:
- the LOC101171052 gene encoding putative protein TPRXL, translating into MVNSETVLKGAPVALLLMALIASGQGVEKLSSCCTSVNSDEIKEPILGYIIQERNLPCVTAVIFLTNSGLYCSRLRAPWVYRKIQELRAKTRSLIPSSSASLLSTLTSTATPSSSSALLSSSSSSELVTPPEVTSSSASLLSIMTSTASPSSSSILLSSSSSIDSDSAPTEQVDETFWDVLSSSASPSSPADEEMPPTFLDEIIS